TGGCTCCAGTCGGATAGACCTTCACGACAAACCCTTTGATCTCGTCATCCCGGACGACGAATGGTTTTTCCTTGGGAGACAACGACTCCAGAGCCTTTTGGGTCAAATGGACGGTCTCTCTCCGGGAACGGCCAGTTTTCGCCACTTCTTTGAATGTCGCCATGTCTCCCCCACCGTGTTCCATTTTTAGGATCTGCCATGAAAAATTAATTTTAGGACTGAAGCCATTCTTCAAACATTTTACGTTCCATATATGTTCCATATTGTGCATCAATTTTGGTCAAAAAACAATGATCAAGATAAAAGTAAAAGAGATGAGAAAATGACTTAATTATCTTGTTTTATAGTGGGTTATAAATCGAGGTCAAAGAGGGTAAAGATTAGAGCCTTAAGACTGGCAGTCTTGAGGTCAGGGGTTCGATCCCCCTCAGCTCCACCAAGTTTTCACATCGTTCAGACTCCCCAAAAAACCATTTCCTTCTGTTTCTCTTGATTGAAAAAATTCCTGTCCGAGAAATTATCGGGAGGAATGGAAATCTTTTCTTTTCGCGTCTCTTCCGATTGTCTCTTCTCCTGTTCGGGAAACGAACCACGGAGAGAGTTTTCCGGGCTGGCTTTGAAGGTTGAATGAAAAACGCTCAGGAGGGAAGAAGTCAAAAAAAGCTGCGAGCCCTTCCTGTCGTCCGGATTTTTTTTCTTGACTTCGGGGTAAGTCAGGACATATCGTAAAAAGGCAGGGTGGATTGATTTGAGGTATATTGCAACCACCTAAAAAAAGTGCTAAAAGTCCAGGTCATTTACTCGTGATTTGAAAGTAAACCCTGTGCTCACGCACCGGGGTTTTTTTTTGTCCTGAATTTGTTATCGGGGAGGACCCAAGCATGGGCCGATCTTCTTTTCTTTTTACATCCGAATCTGTCACCGAAGGTCATCCGGACAAGATATGCGATCAGATCTCCGACGGAATCCTTGACGCCATCCTGGCCCAGGATCCGATGGCTCGCGTTGCCTGCGAGACTTTGACGACAACCGGTATCGTGATGATTGCCGGTGAAATCACGGCGAAGCACAATACGGCCTATGACGACATTGCCCGCGAAGTCATCAAGGACATCGGATACACGGACGCCGCCTTCGGGTTTGATTATAAAACCTGCTCTGTTCTGACGGCCGTCCACTCCCAGTCTCCGGATATTTCGATGGGAGTTGATACCGGCGGAGCCGGAGACCAGGGGCTCATGTTCGGAATGGCAACTGATGAGACGGAAGAACTCATGCCCATGCCGATTTTGCTGGCACATCGCCTGACGTGGCAGCTGAGCAACATCCGGAAGGCCGGCATCCTTCATTATCTTCGTCCCGATGGTAAATCCCAGGTGTCCCTTCGTTATGTCGACAACGTTCCTGTTTCCGTAGAAACGGTCGTCCTGTCGACACAGCATGCGCCGGAAGTGTCTCAGGAAGAGATTCGCAATGACATCCTGGAAAAGGTTGTCCGTCCCGTGTTGCCGGAGCACCTTGTGGATCCGGACCGGATTGTATTTCATATCAATCCGACGGGTCGTTTTGTCACGGGCGGTCCCAT
The sequence above is drawn from the Leptospirillum ferriphilum ML-04 genome and encodes:
- the metK gene encoding methionine adenosyltransferase, producing the protein MGRSSFLFTSESVTEGHPDKICDQISDGILDAILAQDPMARVACETLTTTGIVMIAGEITAKHNTAYDDIAREVIKDIGYTDAAFGFDYKTCSVLTAVHSQSPDISMGVDTGGAGDQGLMFGMATDETEELMPMPILLAHRLTWQLSNIRKAGILHYLRPDGKSQVSLRYVDNVPVSVETVVLSTQHAPEVSQEEIRNDILEKVVRPVLPEHLVDPDRIVFHINPTGRFVTGGPMGDAGLTGRKIIVDSYGGWGRHGGGAFSGKDPTKVDRSACYMARYIAKNIVGAGLARRCEVQLAYAIGVRDPVSVLVDSQGTSLLPDEIISECVRELFPMTPLGIINHLKLRRPIYRKTAAYGHFGRNEEDFTWEKLDMVEPLKKEAERRA